One Salvia splendens isolate huo1 chromosome 1, SspV2, whole genome shotgun sequence genomic window, TACAATTATTTGGAGACCCTTTATTTATAGATAATTATCTAGATGTAATTTCATTACCATGAACAAGTAATATGCAAGAAAAAGAGTGAACTTTTTAAGTTCAAAACAAGTTCATGTTGTTGTATGCTGagtgtttttgtttttagtttccTTTTCGATGTACTGGTCAAGAATGAAATCACATAATTTGAAATCGAACTAATTTCCATGACACTATCCTGAAAATCAAGAGAAACGAATGAGTGTATATATGTATAGGTAAATTCATACTTATTGCTTCATGCACCTATATAGTTTCACTCGATGGGAATAACATAAATGAAGATACATTAGAGAGCGAAACaattaaaaactgaaaatatatatttgaatGTAACAATTTGAAAATTTGTAGTACTCCTtaacctcccctcaaataaaTGAGAATGCGAAAAGGAGTATGGACTTATATTTTGTATATGGGAAAGTAAATTTTTTAAACCCATTTCCTTTACTGTGCCAATAAAATTCATGGGAGATATGTTTGGTATGATCGAATGAGGTACTAAAAAAATCACCATTTCTAGCTCTATTTCATTTCTTTGTTTGATTGCAGGAATCTTCATTTTATATAGAATCACCATTAGACATTCCTTTACTTTTGTGTAGTATTTTCTTATACCTACCAAGCAAATGAATGGTCCAAGATTTCAAAATTACTACAAGAAGCATAACAAGCAACCTCTTTTGTCCAAATAGCGTAATTTATAACCTAGTTTAGCCGAAATATGATGTTTTCTGCTATGATTCCCAGTGGTTTTTTACATACAAACAAAGCTTCGAATTCTAATTTACATCTCTTAAAATCATTGTCACCCAATAAAGAATTGGGAAAGAAAGCAACATTATTAGATTCCTACAAAACATGTTCAGTTTCATATGAGTGTTCCATCTTTTATGGTGGCATTCTTCAACACTACTGTGATTCCAGATCTTATGTAAAATCCATCGTCTGCCCGGTCCGCTTCTTCGACACCCTAGCATATCAACGCAGACTAAATCACTCACTCCCGCTACGAGTTAAAGAGGCAAGAACAACGAGGATACTTACATCTTTGTTTGCGATTATCACATCCCTCCCGATCTTGGCATTCTTGTCGATTATGCAGTTACTTCAAAAAATGCACAAAACAAGAATCAATATCATTCCCAATGTAAGGAAAAAACAGATTTGCACAAGCTTCTAAGAACTATGTTTCCTATTTCAAGAGGGTAAACAACTCTCCAATTCAATCCTACCAGATTTTGGTGTTCTGTCCAACGCCTATCGGAACCTTCCCTTGCGCGATAGCAGACGCGATTTCCGATTCAGTTTGGTAATAGTCTGCTCCCATCATCATAGTATCCTGAAACGCAGATTGCATTCTTTTAAATTGTATATAAGGCTTCATTAGGAACATTGAATCGAGTACGTATGTAGACTTCACCTTAAGTTCAACACCGTTGTCTAGGCGTGATCTGACACCAACAATCGAGTGCTGAACGCTACATTCTCCCAGAAAGCAACCATGAGAGATTATTGCATCCACTATCTGAAACAACCATATTCATGAGATATGGGAATGACAAGATTTAAGCACTGTGATAGAAGCATACCTTGCATTTTTCGACTTTCGAAGGAGGCAAGAATCTTGGAGATGTGTAGAAAGGGGTCTTTGgatcattaaaatcaaactttgGAGGCTGTTAAAAGAGAACATTAGCCACATTCAGCTTCCAAATCTAAAATCATGATGTCAAAATTACATCTTGAAAAGTTaaaaagtactactagtatCATTCAAAATTCAAGATACACTTTTTACATAATAGTATTTCTTTGAGCATCTTCAAAAGATAGCCATGATTATTACTTTCTTGTCTGGTGAATCAAATGCAAATTATATTGAAAATGAGAGTTTACGTAAATGGTTACGAAGAGAATGATTGACCTGCTCTGTGAGGGCCAAATTGGCGTCAAATAATGACTTGATGGTTCCAATGTCCTCCCAGTAGTCATTGAACAAATATGCCTGTAACGAGGTGAGATACTCAGAATAGAGGACAAATAACGAAATCTCACGACAGAAGTTTCAAATTTGAATCTTGCCTGCACTTTGTGGTTGTTCACGGCTCCAGGGATGATCTCAGAGCCAAAATCATTGCACGAAGGATACGTATATTTCAGAAGCTGCAGTAGGACGTCAGTCTTGAACACATACACGCCCATTGATGCAATGTAGGGAAATTTTGCTGCCTCTTGACGAGAAAGTCCGAGAATAGAGGTGTCAACTTGCTGCAGGACATCACCAGATGAAAGCAAAAGATCAAAGGGAAGAAAGCATCAATTTATAAGATGTGAAATCAGCATAAAGTAAGGTGAACATGAACACTGAATTTTCTGAATCCATGTCACGAACTCACGATTGTCATTTTGTACACGAAACAAAGAACATTGGCCTAGCTAGACAAGAATACATACCATTGCTTTTAGATCTGAGCCCTTTGGTTTCTCTGCAAACTGAATGATCCGCCCCGTTTGATCAATTTTCATCAATCCAAAATCTGAGGCTCGGCTGAGTCACATGGAAAGAACAGAACAAGCTTATTGATCTAACATGATTCATGAGCATTAAACGAAACTTTATGCTGCAAAAGTTCTATATGCATGAACTCAGTACTTGAACCAACAACAGTTTTCGCCCAAGCATAAAAGCTATGAGTTTAATATTGATTATAGGAAATAAATCGAATACATACCCATCATCCATGGGTACACACGAAACTGTAATGTCTGCACCGGTATCTATATGTTTCTGTAAGCACGTTGTTCATCAATAGACAAGTATTAAGATTGATAAGAAAACGATTCAACATATGGGAAAATAAGCATACAGATCACCTGAACAAACTCCATATAGTCCATTCTGTAAAGATGGTCGCCGGACAAGATTACTATGTGAtcgatatttttatttttggcagCCTGTAAACACAAGGAGAAGAGTCCACCAAATTAGTCCTTCTACAAAAATGATCCCAAAATGAAATGTCGAAATGCATCAACCACTCACATCGAAAACCCAAATGAATTGTCGAACTGCATCTGCAGTTCCTTGGAACCATTTCTTTCCTGTTTCTCCCGGTGTTTGAGTGGCAGCAAGAACCTATATCAGTTATACATTGACAATTATTTACACAATTACAATGATCCACTGATGGTAACTAAAAACATGTACGAAACACAAAACATTATATAAAATCAAGCACTTTAGATTACAGCCAGTATAACCTCACCTCCACAAAACCATCTCCAAAACTCACACCATTTCCAAAGTTGTAGGTCCGAGCAAGGTGTCTATTGAGGGAGAAAGAATTGAACTGCGTCATGATGAATATCTTTCTTATCCCGCTATTGATGCAGTTACTCATCGGAATATCAATTAGCCTATAACAACCACCAATTGGAACCTGCAAACACGTACATACATCAACCTCCACACATTCATAGCAGCCTATATCTCCTACACCGTTTAAAATCTCATTCTACTCCCATTTCACCCGCGCAAAAGTGTAACATTTGATAATATCAAGAACACACATGTGGTATACATCCACTGACAACATTGGAATATGAAACAGAACACATTTGCAACATACAGATATGACTTTATGCATCTTCTACATTCTTGAATCTAAACAGAAACAGCAGAAACAAAAACCATTTCCTCTCATCATACATCAACATTAGTAAAAAGAATTATCAAAAGTTAAATGAACGTAAGTATGTAACACAAATATTTTTTCCTTACAGCCGGTTTAGATCTTCTGCTAGTGAGAGGGAAGAGGCGAGTCCCCGCTCCTCCGCCCAAGATTATCGAAGCAACGCTTGCTGGATTTGCATTTGGAGTCCCCTCAGGAAATGGTGTGGACTGAAGTGCCTGAAATTCATCACTCATTTTCAATTAAGGGCCAAAACAAATCACTCCAAATATCTAAAAAGATTAAAACTTTAACAAACTCACAGCCATTTCTTTGTTGATATCACGTGCTAGAACAGAGTAAGCAACTCCAGGCTTCAAATGCAATTTTTTCTTCCCATTTTCACCCAAATTCTTTGATCCAAAAACATTTCCTTTCTtactcccaattctctctccaAAAAACCCATTACCTCTAACGGCGGCGACACAGCAAGAATCCATTTTTTTGCGGTAATGAGGTAAAATGATTCACCAAATGATCTACCAAAAAAAAGAATTGGAGAAACTCAATGAttagaaatttaaaaacaagACAAgtacaaaaaattcaaaagcaaTGCTACTTTTTGCTAAACTAAAAGATCCAATGCTCCAAAATCttgaagaaagagagaaaggaaaaaaggTTATTTTACCTTTCGCCACCTCCAAAAAATCACTCCGGAAACTTAACTACAGCTAAAACCCAAATGGGACAACAAGAATTAACAGCAAATGGAAAACAAACACTAAGATCACAATCAACAAAACATAGGGAAgcctaaaaaagaaaaatatgagaaaaagtTTTGAACAATCAAGGCTTGTATGAACTAGGGAAACTTTGTAGGGTAGTTAACACACGTGAACTAGTAGAAAGTAGTCTCACACTTCTCAATGATGAATTTTGGTGGTGACTGGTGAGTTTTtctcaaaaaatgaaaaaaaactgTGTGATCGAAGTAGCATTAGTTTTGTCTAATTTCAGCTACGACACCTCAAATATAGAACAATTGTAGATTTAgtactattaaataataaaattaatacagaAACAGGAAATATCTTCTTATTTTAATCATTTAGCCTCGGATTTCGTAGTTCCCAAATCTGCTTGGGAATTTAAGGATCTGGagatcctctctctctctctatctctctctctctgtagtTTATTATCACAAGTAGATTTATTGGATAAGATAATTATGTTATAATATGAATTAAGTCAACATCGAATTTTGACCAAAGAAAAGTCATTTAATTGAAttgttgatttttatatataactGAAAACATGGTTTATAATACTATGTAGTGATAAATTAATGCATGTTTATCTATACACTCCCAAAAAAAACTCTTAACAAAAAAATGTGCCTAATGTATGTTACTTCAGAATTTTACTCAAAAATGTAATTAAgcatattaaaatatttgacCTTATTATAAAATATGATCCCCTAACTTTGAGGTCACACAATTTGCAAATGTATATTACACGACATCTTTACTGTAGTCattaataggagtatttatttggattaaaaaaaatcaaaatagaaGCCTTAAATCCAtaaccattttttttttttcatacataggagttcgagatacattcggCAAGCGAACTAGCCCGCCACAGCCCCTCGTGGCTCGAATACTTTAGCTTCCCTCCTACGGGTTCGGACGTGAACTAGCCAATATTGGCTCGTAGACTGCACTCCCTCCGACGAGTTCAGCCCCGGTAGACTACTCGTCACCCTCAGATGCGTCCAGGCTCAAAATcttgccaagccccaaggaaacaaccttgaacaggcccacagggaaattaatcccaaagtcGCGTCATCCAGGaatcgaactcaagacctccaggatggtgCCATATCCTTGACACCCTTTTCAACCTATACCATTTGACTGGTAGTTTAACTTATATAGAGAGGTAATGTCACAATGTTTTGCTTtggaaaaggaaataaaaactAGGCCCAAATATGTGAATAATACATTTTCTGCCTACTATGGGCCTATGGTTTTGAAACTCAAATGAATTTTGGCCCaagtatgttttatattttgCCAATAGATTATGAACATCATTGGTACCACAACATTTGCCACCtctaatttcaaaaattaaactaatttttattaccacacaaacacacactctAGTCCTTGGATGGCAGCCTTATAAAATGATTATCATTT contains:
- the LOC121753505 gene encoding glucose-1-phosphate adenylyltransferase large subunit 2, chloroplastic/amyloplastic-like, translating into MDSCCVAAVRGNGFFGERIGSKKGNVFGSKNLGENGKKKLHLKPGVAYSVLARDINKEMAALQSTPFPEGTPNANPASVASIILGGGAGTRLFPLTSRRSKPAVPIGGCYRLIDIPMSNCINSGIRKIFIMTQFNSFSLNRHLARTYNFGNGVSFGDGFVEVLAATQTPGETGKKWFQGTADAVRQFIWVFDAAKNKNIDHIVILSGDHLYRMDYMEFVQKHIDTGADITVSCVPMDDGRASDFGLMKIDQTGRIIQFAEKPKGSDLKAMQVDTSILGLSRQEAAKFPYIASMGVYVFKTDVLLQLLKYTYPSCNDFGSEIIPGAVNNHKVQAYLFNDYWEDIGTIKSLFDANLALTEQPPKFDFNDPKTPFYTSPRFLPPSKVEKCKIVDAIISHGCFLGECSVQHSIVGVRSRLDNGVELKDTMMMGADYYQTESEIASAIAQGKVPIGVGQNTKICNCIIDKNAKIGRDVIIANKDGVEEADRADDGFYIRSGITVVLKNATIKDGTLI